A genomic stretch from Falco naumanni isolate bFalNau1 chromosome 4, bFalNau1.pat, whole genome shotgun sequence includes:
- the AQP8 gene encoding aquaporin-8 encodes MAAAKFDHPALKETMDIDIEPKPLRPHWYERYVQPCVAELLGSTLFIFIGCLSVVEDATNTGRLQPALAHGLALGLTIAILGNISGGHFNPAVSLGAWLVGGLNITMLIPYWVSQLCGGLIGAGLTKVVAESNQYVYAHGGAFSSIVADEQISSVLVGEIIMTTFLVLAVCMGAINGKTKTPLAPFCIGLVVTVDILAGGGVSGACMNPARAFGPAVVANYWDYHWVYWVGPMVAALLVSTLVRLLLGDRTTRLFLK; translated from the exons ATGGCCGCTGCCAAGTTTGATCACCCTGCACTGAAGGAGACGATGGACATCGACATCGAGCCCAAGCCCCTGCGGCCCCACTGGTATGAGCGTTACGTCCAGCCCTGCGTGGCcgagctgctgggcagcacgCTCTTCATCTTCATCGGCTGCCTCTCCGTGGTCGAGGACGCGACGAAcactgggaggctgcagcctgccctggcgCATGGGCTGGCCCTGGGGCTCACCATCGCTATCCTGGGGAACATCAG CGGAGGCCACTTCAACCCCGCCGTGTCCTTGGGCGCGTGGCTGGTTGGTGGGCTGAACATCACGATGCTCATTCCTTACTGGGTCTCCCAGCTGTGCGGAGGGCTGATAGGAGCTGGCCTGACAAAG GTTGTGGCGGAAAGCAACCAGTATGTGTATGCCCACGGAGGAGCCTTCAGCAGCATCGTGGCCGACGAGCAGATCTCCTCCGTCCTTGTGGGCGAGATCATCATGACCACCTTCCTGGTCCTGGCGGTCTGCATGGGCGCCATCAACGGGAAGACCAAGACCCCGCTGGCACCTTTCTGCATTGGCCTTGTGGTCACGGTTGACATCCTGGCAGG AGGTGGCGTGTCCGGAGCCTGCATGAATCCTGCCCGAGCCTTTGGGCCAGCTGTGGTAGCAAACTACTGGGATTATCACTGGGTTTACTGGGTAGGGCCCATGGTTGCTGCTCTCCTCGTCAGCACACTGGTGAG GCTTCTGCTCGGTGATCGGACCACGCGCCTGTTCCTGAAGTGA